In a genomic window of Mycolicibacterium neoaurum VKM Ac-1815D:
- a CDS encoding PDR/VanB family oxidoreductase, producing MTDTDPARKDALELVVAHRADLADGVVGLVLEDPAGGPLPEWTAGAHIDLELTDVLVRQYSLCSSPDDRHRWRVAVLLERGGRGGSRHVHDSVVQGSRIRVGGPRNHFPLQPADRYQFIAGGIGITPIIPMIERAEADGADWHLLYGGRQRSSMAFADVLAGYGDRVTFWPQDELGMLDLNSVLRESRDDTLVYCCGPEGLLCAVEQACSHWPASALHVERFAARPDALAPAEGALDTFDVVCRTSGVTVTIGRGESILETLRENGINMLASCMEGICGTCETRVLEGTPDHRDSVLSADEQAENDYMMICVSRSLSPTLVLDV from the coding sequence GTGACCGACACGGACCCGGCGCGGAAGGACGCGCTCGAACTCGTCGTCGCCCATCGTGCTGATCTGGCCGACGGTGTGGTGGGACTGGTCTTGGAGGATCCGGCGGGTGGACCGCTGCCGGAATGGACTGCGGGCGCGCATATCGATCTCGAGCTGACCGATGTGCTCGTGCGGCAGTACTCGCTGTGTTCCAGCCCGGATGACCGCCACCGGTGGAGGGTGGCGGTGCTCCTGGAGCGCGGCGGGCGCGGCGGGTCCCGGCACGTGCACGATAGCGTCGTCCAGGGCAGTCGAATTCGGGTGGGTGGACCGCGCAACCATTTTCCGTTGCAGCCCGCCGACCGATACCAGTTCATCGCCGGTGGCATCGGTATCACGCCGATCATCCCCATGATCGAACGGGCCGAAGCGGACGGCGCCGACTGGCACTTGTTGTACGGCGGTCGGCAGCGATCGTCCATGGCGTTCGCCGACGTGCTGGCCGGCTACGGTGACCGGGTCACCTTCTGGCCGCAGGACGAGCTCGGGATGCTCGATCTGAACAGCGTTCTCAGGGAAAGTCGCGACGACACCCTGGTGTATTGCTGCGGGCCCGAAGGCCTGCTCTGCGCTGTCGAACAGGCCTGTTCGCACTGGCCGGCTTCGGCATTGCACGTCGAACGGTTCGCGGCCAGGCCAGACGCGCTGGCACCAGCGGAGGGCGCGCTGGACACTTTCGACGTGGTGTGCCGCACATCCGGCGTCACGGTCACCATCGGCCGCGGTGAGTCGATCCTGGAGACGTTGCGGGAGAACGGTATCAACATGCTGGCGTCCTGCATGGAAGGCATCTGCGGCACGTGCGAGACCCGGGTGCTGGAAGGCACGCCCGATCACCGTGACTCGGTGTTGAGCGCCGACGAGCAGGCTGAGAACGATTACATGATGATCTGCGTGTCACGGTCGCTCTCGCCGACATTGGTGCTCGACGTATGA
- a CDS encoding cytochrome P450: MTSTAQHPVITDPALDLSARSFWSRNFEDREKAFAHFRAENPVPYHRAFESTLLPPDENTPGFWSVTRHEDCRYVSRNPKLFCSGKGVLMEDMPEIVLTATASFLVMDGEDHRKMRGVVEKAFTPRNVRKISEWIAQHARERLDEIIERGEGNFSEDYAKYVPGRIFAHFFGLDRDSEEQHIVMEAAERMLAWDDPRMSLGRDALTTHAEEAERIQDVALAQAEKRRKDPKDDLMTWVVNAEFEGKTLEEWEIAAFFSLLGSAANDTTRHSIAHAVRLLSDNPDQRALLLEDIPGRVGGAVEEIVRHASPVMHFRRTATEDVMIGDTEIKAGEHVVLWYCSGNRDPQQFDDPAKFDIMRNPNDHLGFGAGGPHFCLGNAMARQMMRSVLTEIYTRIPDITVVGEPDFQVNNFIHGVHALPVRWTPTAR; the protein is encoded by the coding sequence ATGACGAGCACCGCCCAGCACCCAGTCATCACCGATCCCGCCCTCGACCTGTCCGCCCGGTCGTTCTGGAGCCGCAACTTCGAGGATCGCGAGAAGGCCTTCGCGCACTTCCGTGCCGAGAACCCGGTGCCCTACCACCGGGCGTTCGAGTCGACGCTGTTGCCGCCCGACGAGAACACCCCCGGGTTCTGGTCGGTGACCCGGCACGAGGATTGCCGCTACGTGTCCCGCAACCCCAAGCTCTTCTGCTCGGGCAAGGGCGTGCTGATGGAGGACATGCCCGAGATCGTCCTCACCGCAACGGCGTCCTTCCTGGTGATGGACGGCGAAGATCACCGCAAGATGCGTGGCGTCGTCGAGAAGGCGTTCACTCCGCGCAACGTGCGCAAGATCTCCGAATGGATCGCCCAGCACGCACGCGAGCGGCTCGACGAGATCATCGAACGAGGGGAGGGCAACTTCTCCGAGGACTACGCAAAGTACGTGCCCGGACGCATCTTCGCGCACTTCTTCGGCCTGGACCGCGACAGCGAAGAACAGCACATCGTGATGGAAGCCGCCGAACGGATGCTTGCCTGGGACGACCCACGCATGTCGCTCGGCCGCGATGCGCTCACGACGCACGCCGAGGAGGCCGAGCGCATCCAGGACGTGGCGCTGGCCCAGGCGGAGAAGCGGCGTAAGGATCCCAAGGACGATCTGATGACCTGGGTCGTCAATGCGGAGTTCGAAGGAAAGACCCTCGAAGAGTGGGAGATCGCGGCATTCTTCTCGCTGCTGGGCTCGGCGGCCAACGACACCACCCGGCACTCGATCGCGCATGCGGTCCGGCTGCTGTCGGATAACCCCGACCAGCGGGCACTGCTCCTGGAGGACATCCCGGGCCGGGTCGGGGGTGCCGTCGAGGAGATCGTTCGACATGCCAGTCCGGTGATGCACTTTCGCCGCACCGCCACCGAGGACGTGATGATCGGCGACACGGAGATCAAGGCGGGCGAACACGTGGTCCTGTGGTATTGCTCGGGTAACCGTGATCCCCAGCAGTTCGATGACCCGGCAAAATTTGACATCATGCGTAATCCCAACGACCACTTGGGTTTCGGTGCCGGAGGTCCGCACTTCTGCCTGGGTAACGCGATGGCGCGTCAGATGATGCGGTCGGTGCTCACCGAGATCTACACCCGCATTCCCGACATCACCGTGGTCGGGGAGCCCGACTTCCAGGTCAACAATTTCATCCATGGGGTGCACGCCCTGCCGGTGCGCTGGACACCGACCGCACGCTGA
- a CDS encoding SCP2 sterol-binding domain-containing protein, producing MSYYNSAEEIYQYLGGVFRAANDTEVGPKLMGADIDLQVYYTDPDAAMTVRLREPKIEVFDGADNEEADVKLYMTADIGNKFWRGEYNLGVGLAKGQVKAKGPVNKILKLVPLTKPLFPIYRELVAGKDASA from the coding sequence ATGTCCTACTACAACAGCGCCGAAGAGATCTACCAGTACCTCGGCGGCGTGTTCCGTGCCGCCAACGACACCGAGGTCGGCCCCAAACTTATGGGCGCGGACATCGACTTGCAGGTGTACTACACCGATCCGGATGCCGCGATGACGGTGCGTCTGCGGGAACCCAAGATCGAGGTCTTCGATGGCGCCGACAACGAAGAAGCCGACGTGAAGCTCTACATGACGGCCGATATCGGCAACAAGTTCTGGCGCGGTGAGTACAACCTCGGGGTGGGCCTGGCCAAAGGTCAGGTCAAGGCCAAGGGGCCGGTCAACAAGATCCTCAAGCTGGTCCCCCTGACCAAGCCGCTGTTCCCGATCTACCGCGAACTGGTCGCCGGAAAAGACGCCTCGGCCTGA
- a CDS encoding NAD(P)-dependent alcohol dehydrogenase codes for MSTLDHRAHTVRTAQVAVLREEGRPLSLEDVELAELVSDEVLVQIAGVGICHTDISAAEGLVPLPLPAVLGHEGAGVVMAVGPSVRTLAVGDHVVLSYDFCGECRTCTTKTPAYCELFAPLNYFGERLDGTVTMRSGDEDVHGNWFGQSSFASLAIANERNAVKVPTDLPLHLLGPLGCGLQTGAGSVMNVLRPSPGDSLAVFGLGAVGLAAVMAGKAVNCEPIIAIDMNPARLELARELGATHCINPAETKDLVWDVMNLVPNGVNCSLDAVGSNLVIRQALEILSSPGHCATVGFHGLQHDITIDQGHLLLGRRLSGVIEGDADPREFVPVLIELYRDGKFPFDRLIETFPLAQINEAIAASTSGAVIKPVVAFG; via the coding sequence GTGAGCACGCTGGACCACCGTGCACACACCGTCCGTACCGCACAGGTGGCCGTGCTTCGCGAAGAGGGCCGGCCCCTGTCGTTGGAGGACGTCGAGCTCGCCGAGTTGGTGAGCGACGAGGTGCTGGTCCAGATTGCCGGGGTGGGCATCTGCCACACCGATATCTCGGCGGCAGAAGGACTCGTCCCGCTGCCGCTGCCCGCCGTCCTCGGTCACGAAGGGGCCGGTGTCGTGATGGCGGTCGGTCCGAGTGTGCGCACCCTCGCAGTGGGTGACCACGTGGTGTTGAGCTACGACTTCTGTGGGGAATGCCGGACCTGCACCACCAAGACCCCGGCGTACTGCGAACTGTTCGCACCGCTCAACTACTTCGGAGAGCGGCTCGACGGCACCGTGACCATGCGGTCTGGCGACGAGGACGTGCATGGCAACTGGTTTGGCCAGTCGTCGTTTGCAAGCCTGGCCATCGCCAACGAACGCAACGCGGTCAAGGTCCCCACGGATCTGCCGCTGCACCTGCTGGGGCCCCTCGGTTGCGGTCTGCAGACCGGAGCGGGCAGCGTCATGAACGTGTTGCGTCCGAGCCCGGGTGACAGCCTTGCGGTATTCGGGCTGGGCGCAGTCGGTCTGGCCGCGGTGATGGCGGGTAAGGCGGTCAATTGCGAGCCCATCATCGCCATCGACATGAACCCGGCGCGTCTCGAACTGGCCCGCGAACTGGGTGCCACCCACTGCATCAACCCGGCGGAGACCAAAGACCTCGTCTGGGACGTGATGAACCTGGTGCCGAATGGGGTCAACTGTTCGCTGGACGCGGTCGGTTCGAATCTGGTGATACGTCAGGCGCTGGAAATTCTCAGCTCACCCGGCCACTGCGCCACCGTGGGGTTCCACGGGCTCCAGCACGACATCACGATCGATCAGGGCCATCTGCTGCTGGGCCGGCGGCTGTCCGGAGTCATCGAGGGTGACGCCGACCCACGCGAGTTCGTGCCGGTGCTCATCGAGCTGTATCGCGACGGCAAGTTCCCGTTCGACCGACTGATCGAGACGTTTCCGCTGGCTCAGATCAACGAAGCAATCGCGGCATCGACAAGTGGCGCCGTGATCAAGCCCGTCGTTGCCTTCGGCTGA
- a CDS encoding PucR family transcriptional regulator, whose translation MTPDDAAAVAAKIDVNDLAERIGLRAVEVIADLHNAQDKDLEQLTVEAALSNVHAVLRGFAGAEDPAFVQPPELTLSWVATMAQRGISVAAIPRCYVIGMGLCDAALRKAVHGLAASEDVKWNLTNAALNYLYEYCEKITGDLVDHYQRERELWVRGADSVRAELVLAILAGRPVDLHATSAALGYNLDRPHMGLMVWADPRNPDKPPLQALKRTAAQLAHQLKGMELLVVPAGSAMVWAWTSGPALADELAGELTIDGPLLASIGGPSPGVDGFARSHRHAKEARRMAGVFAHAAGTVTHHRQVALAALLTHDLSASREFVEDELGELSSDTERNRRLRATLVVYFHENMSWSRTAERLGVHQNTVMYRVQQAKELLSCSLSERRLELEAALRLAEVSANLSPGGLAGSGQPERDVCQDDWK comes from the coding sequence ATGACGCCCGACGACGCCGCCGCGGTGGCTGCCAAGATCGATGTGAACGACCTCGCCGAGCGGATCGGTCTGCGGGCCGTCGAGGTGATCGCCGATCTGCACAACGCCCAGGACAAGGACCTGGAGCAACTGACCGTCGAGGCCGCCCTGAGCAACGTGCACGCCGTGTTGCGTGGCTTTGCCGGAGCCGAAGACCCGGCGTTCGTGCAGCCACCGGAGCTGACGCTCAGCTGGGTGGCCACCATGGCCCAGCGCGGTATCAGCGTTGCCGCGATACCGCGTTGCTATGTGATCGGGATGGGCCTGTGTGATGCGGCGCTGCGGAAAGCGGTGCACGGCCTCGCCGCTTCGGAGGACGTGAAGTGGAATCTCACCAATGCGGCGCTGAACTACCTCTACGAGTACTGCGAGAAGATCACCGGTGATCTCGTCGATCACTACCAGCGGGAACGCGAGTTATGGGTGCGCGGTGCCGACTCGGTGCGTGCCGAGCTCGTCCTCGCCATCCTCGCTGGGCGTCCCGTGGACCTGCACGCCACCAGCGCTGCGCTGGGCTACAACCTCGATCGACCGCATATGGGCCTGATGGTGTGGGCTGATCCGCGCAACCCGGACAAGCCACCGCTGCAGGCTTTGAAGAGAACGGCCGCACAGTTGGCTCATCAACTCAAGGGCATGGAGCTACTGGTGGTGCCCGCGGGTTCGGCCATGGTCTGGGCATGGACAAGCGGGCCGGCACTCGCCGACGAGCTTGCCGGTGAGCTGACGATCGACGGCCCGCTGCTCGCCTCGATCGGTGGGCCCAGCCCGGGGGTGGACGGATTTGCCCGGTCCCACCGGCATGCCAAGGAGGCGCGCCGCATGGCCGGCGTGTTCGCGCACGCAGCCGGAACGGTGACGCATCACCGCCAGGTGGCGCTGGCCGCGCTGCTCACCCACGATCTGTCGGCATCACGGGAATTCGTCGAGGACGAGCTCGGCGAGCTTAGCTCTGATACCGAACGCAATCGCAGGTTGAGGGCGACGCTGGTGGTCTACTTCCACGAGAACATGAGCTGGAGCAGGACCGCGGAGCGGCTGGGTGTGCATCAGAACACCGTCATGTACCGCGTTCAGCAGGCAAAAGAGCTCCTCTCGTGCTCGCTGTCCGAACGACGGCTGGAGTTGGAGGCGGCGTTGCGGTTGGCCGAAGTCAGCGCCAACCTCAGTCCAGGCGGTCTTGCGGGTTCGGGTCAGCCGGAGCGCGACGTTTGCCAGGACGACTGGAAGTAA
- a CDS encoding LuxR C-terminal-related transcriptional regulator — MTTATLEVPDLSSFVPLLDVDPTDASTPPEVGGTPLDDWSVVGAPLRDHALRARISAVLHRVAALPGFGGTTVIDDERDFATIESALDSARTQLSGLAGSNHVAVIGPATARCVALLTELADLRVQLAEVRAAQRNERYAATRNALSRLHGVDSVEQMLERAPAELARCGFDRVIVSRVEESTWWVENVHVRADPQWANEIAEAGRANPARIDHLLVESEIMRRRAPVLVRDAQHAPRINAAIGAASLSRSYVAAPIMPDGRVIGMLHADCYLSRRHVDEEDLAVLWMFTEGFGYAFQRTALSERLRGARDEIQRMARDIATSADDLCSARTTLGRPRGHLADHATPPVAASLAANSSIEMLLSRREIEVVSLMAEGMSNGAIATHLVISEGTVKTHVKHILRKLKASNRAEAVFRYMRMTAVHGVR, encoded by the coding sequence GTGACTACCGCCACCCTTGAGGTTCCCGATCTGAGCAGCTTTGTCCCGCTTCTCGACGTCGATCCGACGGATGCGTCGACGCCTCCGGAGGTCGGTGGGACCCCGCTGGATGACTGGTCGGTGGTCGGCGCGCCACTGCGCGATCACGCGCTGCGTGCGCGGATCTCCGCTGTGCTACACCGAGTGGCCGCGCTGCCAGGCTTCGGTGGCACCACTGTCATCGACGACGAGCGCGACTTCGCCACGATCGAGTCGGCGCTGGACTCGGCGCGCACGCAACTGTCGGGTCTGGCCGGCTCGAACCATGTCGCCGTGATCGGTCCGGCCACGGCGCGCTGTGTCGCATTGCTGACCGAGTTGGCCGACCTGCGCGTGCAACTGGCGGAGGTGCGAGCGGCGCAGCGCAACGAACGGTACGCCGCCACCCGCAACGCGCTCTCGCGTCTGCACGGAGTCGACTCGGTCGAACAGATGTTGGAACGGGCGCCCGCCGAATTGGCCAGGTGCGGTTTCGACCGGGTGATCGTGTCCCGGGTCGAAGAGTCGACATGGTGGGTGGAGAACGTCCACGTCCGGGCAGACCCGCAGTGGGCCAACGAGATTGCCGAGGCCGGTCGCGCGAACCCGGCGCGCATCGATCACCTACTGGTCGAAAGCGAGATCATGCGGCGCCGCGCGCCGGTCCTTGTTCGCGATGCGCAGCACGCCCCGCGCATCAACGCGGCCATCGGTGCGGCCTCGCTGTCGCGGTCCTACGTCGCCGCACCGATCATGCCCGATGGACGCGTCATCGGGATGTTGCACGCAGACTGTTACCTCAGCCGTCGGCACGTCGACGAGGAGGACCTCGCCGTCCTGTGGATGTTCACCGAGGGGTTCGGTTACGCCTTCCAGCGCACAGCGCTCAGCGAGCGACTCCGCGGCGCACGCGACGAGATCCAGCGGATGGCGCGTGATATCGCCACGTCCGCTGACGACCTCTGTTCGGCCCGCACGACCCTCGGACGCCCGCGCGGGCACCTCGCGGACCACGCGACGCCGCCGGTGGCGGCATCGCTGGCGGCCAATTCGAGCATCGAAATGCTGTTGTCGCGCAGGGAGATCGAGGTCGTCTCGCTGATGGCAGAAGGTATGAGCAATGGTGCGATCGCCACTCATCTGGTGATCTCGGAGGGCACGGTCAAGACGCACGTCAAGCACATTCTGCGCAAGTTGAAGGCGTCGAACCGGGCCGAGGCGGTGTTCAGGTACATGCGGATGACGGCAGTTCACGGGGTGCGGTAG
- a CDS encoding PrsW family intramembrane metalloprotease gives MTQTEAPATSTPNVVPGPAGPARVPVVYRPRSAVFWLYVITLVVSTYLLLSANGSAFGMVMDAQLWLAPLWIGFIVVLFWLMFKFDPYRSARRYPQALLAGTALGGTTALVMAVNGNTALAGVWSRYLSPETMAAWEASLTAPIIEEASKGMCAAVILVLCSSVFHRISHALLVGMFVGFGFDVMEDLTYATREAIYSLDSDLAGAGPQLLVRVLTAVPAHWAYTGLFAVGVMLLLPTFTGPPQWSYARRVLLALPLMAAASFMHFFWDSPIGGALVKIAVTLVVFLIPVLWLLRFERQWVTERIAAGRADGTLAAVPDEVLDSLATAKARRRLRKQARRSGGRRAKKAMRHAQNDALELLQSSG, from the coding sequence GTGACCCAGACCGAGGCACCCGCCACGTCGACGCCGAATGTCGTACCGGGCCCGGCCGGGCCTGCCCGGGTGCCGGTGGTGTACCGGCCACGTTCAGCGGTGTTCTGGCTGTACGTGATCACCCTGGTGGTGAGCACCTACCTGCTGCTGAGCGCCAACGGCAGCGCCTTCGGCATGGTGATGGACGCACAGCTTTGGTTGGCGCCCCTGTGGATCGGCTTCATCGTCGTTCTGTTCTGGTTGATGTTCAAATTCGACCCGTACCGCAGCGCGCGGCGCTACCCGCAGGCGCTGCTCGCCGGAACCGCACTCGGTGGCACCACCGCATTGGTGATGGCCGTCAACGGCAACACCGCCCTCGCCGGCGTCTGGTCGCGGTATCTGTCGCCGGAGACGATGGCCGCCTGGGAAGCGTCCCTCACCGCGCCGATCATCGAGGAGGCATCCAAGGGCATGTGCGCGGCGGTCATCCTGGTGCTGTGTTCGTCGGTGTTCCACCGGATTTCCCACGCGTTGCTGGTCGGGATGTTCGTCGGGTTCGGCTTCGACGTCATGGAAGATCTGACCTACGCCACCCGGGAAGCGATCTACAGCCTGGACTCCGATCTCGCCGGTGCCGGCCCCCAACTTCTGGTGCGGGTGCTGACCGCCGTTCCCGCGCACTGGGCGTACACGGGGCTGTTCGCGGTGGGCGTCATGCTGCTGTTGCCGACCTTCACCGGTCCGCCGCAGTGGTCCTATGCACGTCGGGTGCTGCTCGCTCTGCCGCTGATGGCGGCGGCCTCCTTCATGCATTTCTTCTGGGACTCACCCATCGGCGGCGCGTTGGTCAAGATCGCGGTCACCCTGGTGGTGTTCCTGATTCCGGTGTTGTGGTTGCTGCGTTTCGAACGCCAGTGGGTGACCGAGCGCATCGCGGCCGGACGCGCCGACGGGACCCTTGCCGCGGTGCCCGACGAGGTACTCGACTCACTGGCGACGGCCAAGGCACGGCGCCGGCTGCGCAAGCAGGCTCGGCGCAGCGGCGGACGGCGCGCCAAGAAGGCCATGCGACACGCGCAGAACGACGCGCTCGAGCTGCTGCAGTCCTCGGGCTGA
- a CDS encoding LysE family transporter, which translates to MTWQVWLAFLGAAIAISIVPGPGAVQSMATGMSEGLRRGWYSVLGLQIGLMLQLVLVAAGVGAIVANSAIAFTVVKWLGVAYLAYLAIRQWRTAPRDLREEMDAVTPGSRRALVLRGFLVNATNPKGLVFFLAALPQFVTPAMPLLPQYLAIGLTMLAVDIAVMGTYTGLAGRMVGWLHNARQQTILNRAISTMFALAAVVLSLVRRAAPA; encoded by the coding sequence ATGACCTGGCAGGTATGGCTGGCGTTCCTCGGCGCCGCGATCGCGATCAGCATCGTTCCCGGACCCGGCGCGGTGCAGTCGATGGCCACCGGGATGTCCGAAGGCCTACGGCGCGGCTGGTACAGCGTGCTCGGGCTGCAGATCGGCCTGATGCTGCAACTGGTGTTGGTCGCCGCCGGTGTCGGTGCCATCGTTGCCAATTCGGCGATCGCGTTCACGGTCGTCAAATGGCTCGGCGTTGCCTACCTGGCCTACCTGGCGATCCGGCAATGGCGCACGGCGCCGCGGGATCTGCGCGAGGAGATGGACGCGGTGACACCGGGCAGCCGGCGCGCTCTGGTGCTGCGCGGATTCCTGGTCAACGCGACCAACCCCAAGGGGCTGGTCTTCTTCCTGGCCGCACTCCCCCAGTTCGTCACTCCGGCCATGCCGCTGCTGCCCCAGTATCTGGCGATCGGGCTGACGATGCTCGCCGTCGACATCGCGGTCATGGGCACCTACACCGGCCTGGCCGGGCGGATGGTCGGCTGGCTGCACAATGCCCGGCAGCAGACCATCCTCAACCGCGCCATCTCGACGATGTTCGCTCTGGCTGCCGTCGTGCTGTCACTGGTCCGCCGGGCCGCACCCGCCTGA
- a CDS encoding nitroreductase family deazaflavin-dependent oxidoreductase, giving the protein MSASPSRKEHPNNAAGVPMLVPPALENFQIKYINPLMTPLSRKLPGMSVIRHTGRTSGTAYETPVTAYRKGDVLAIGLIHGKTNWVKNVLAAGSADIKVSGKDLHVVNPRVLPAGTVDRSLPLIARVMLRKTGVFVADIA; this is encoded by the coding sequence ATGTCCGCGTCACCTTCACGAAAAGAACATCCCAATAACGCCGCCGGTGTGCCGATGCTGGTACCGCCCGCGCTGGAGAACTTCCAGATCAAATACATCAATCCGCTGATGACGCCGCTGAGCCGCAAGCTGCCGGGGATGAGTGTCATCCGGCACACCGGGCGCACCTCCGGGACCGCCTATGAGACGCCGGTCACCGCGTACCGCAAGGGCGACGTCCTGGCGATCGGGCTGATCCACGGCAAGACCAACTGGGTCAAGAACGTACTGGCCGCCGGATCCGCAGACATCAAGGTCTCGGGCAAGGACCTGCATGTGGTCAACCCGCGGGTCCTGCCCGCAGGCACGGTCGACCGCTCGCTGCCGCTCATCGCCAGGGTGATGCTGCGCAAGACCGGGGTGTTCGTCGCCGATATCGCCTGA
- the hisD gene encoding histidinol dehydrogenase — MSRIDLRGADLSVARLRTTLPRGGVDVDAVVPRVRPIVDDVMARGAVAALEYGQSFDGVRPDSVRVPADKLDEALRVLDADVRAALEVAIERTRIVHADQRRTDTTTTLGPGAVVTERWVPVERVGLYVPGGNAVYPSSVVMNVVPAQTAGVDSLVIASPPQASNPPAFQGLPHPTILAAAALLGVDEVWAVGGAQAVALLAYGGTDTSGEELDPVDMITGPGNIYVTAAKRICRSQVGIDAEAGPTEIAILADHTADPRHVAADLISQAEHDEMAASVLVTDSVALADAADAEVAAQLETTVHRERVTVALTGAQSAIVLVDDVEAGLKVVNAYAAEHLEIQTEDAAAVAARVRSAGAIFVGAWSPVSLGDYCAGSNHVLPTAGCARHSSGLSVQTFLRGIHVVEYDEAALKDVAGHVITLSKAENLPAHGEAVRRRFEQ; from the coding sequence ATGTCCCGCATCGACCTGCGCGGTGCGGACCTTTCCGTGGCCCGGCTACGCACCACCCTGCCGCGCGGTGGGGTCGACGTCGACGCCGTGGTTCCCCGGGTCCGTCCCATCGTCGACGATGTCATGGCCCGCGGCGCGGTGGCCGCGCTGGAATACGGTCAGTCCTTCGATGGCGTGCGGCCCGACTCCGTCCGGGTGCCCGCCGACAAACTGGATGAGGCGCTTCGGGTCCTGGATGCCGATGTGCGGGCCGCGCTCGAGGTCGCCATCGAGCGCACCCGGATCGTGCACGCCGACCAGCGCCGCACCGACACGACGACGACACTCGGTCCCGGCGCCGTCGTCACCGAACGCTGGGTGCCGGTCGAGCGCGTCGGGCTCTATGTCCCCGGCGGTAACGCCGTCTACCCGTCGAGCGTGGTGATGAACGTCGTGCCGGCCCAGACCGCCGGTGTCGACTCCCTCGTGATCGCGAGCCCGCCCCAGGCGTCGAACCCGCCGGCGTTCCAGGGTCTGCCGCACCCGACCATCCTGGCCGCGGCAGCGCTGCTGGGCGTCGACGAGGTGTGGGCGGTCGGCGGCGCGCAGGCGGTGGCGCTGCTGGCCTACGGCGGTACCGACACCTCGGGTGAAGAGCTGGATCCGGTCGACATGATCACCGGACCCGGCAACATCTACGTGACCGCGGCCAAGCGCATCTGTCGCTCCCAGGTCGGTATCGACGCCGAGGCGGGCCCCACCGAGATCGCGATCCTGGCCGATCACACCGCCGACCCGCGGCATGTCGCCGCCGATCTGATCAGCCAGGCCGAGCACGACGAGATGGCCGCCAGCGTGCTGGTGACCGACAGCGTGGCGCTGGCCGACGCCGCCGATGCCGAGGTGGCCGCCCAGCTGGAGACCACTGTGCACCGCGAGCGGGTCACCGTCGCGCTGACCGGTGCACAGTCCGCGATCGTGCTCGTCGACGATGTCGAGGCCGGGTTGAAGGTCGTCAACGCCTACGCCGCCGAGCACCTGGAGATCCAGACCGAGGATGCCGCAGCGGTCGCAGCCCGGGTGCGCTCGGCCGGTGCGATCTTCGTCGGGGCATGGTCCCCGGTGAGCCTCGGCGACTACTGCGCCGGGTCCAACCATGTGCTGCCCACCGCCGGGTGCGCCCGGCACTCCAGCGGATTGTCGGTGCAGACGTTCCTGCGCGGTATCCACGTCGTCGAATACGACGAGGCCGCGCTCAAAGATGTTGCCGGTCATGTGATCACGCTGTCCAAGGCGGAGAATCTGCCCGCCCACGGCGAGGCCGTCCGACGGAGGTTCGAGCAGTGA